The Tautonia plasticadhaerens nucleotide sequence CTCCACCGCTCCCGGAGGGAGTTCCTGACCGGCACTTCGAGCGGGATAGGCCTGGCGGCGCTCGCCTCGATGCTCGCCCAACAGGGGGCGATTGCCTCCCCTGTCGGGCACCTGCCGACCGATCGGGACGACGACCCGCTCGCCCCCCGCCAACCGCCCCTCCCGGCGAAGGCGAGGGCGTGCATCTGCATCTACCTGGAGGGGGGCCCCAGCCAGATCGACCTGTTCGACCCCAAGCCCGAATTGAACCGGCTCGACGGCCAGCCCCTGCCCGAGTCGTTCACGAAGAACGTCCGGTTCGCCTTCATCCAGAAGGAGTCGGCCACCGTGATGGGCTGCCCCCGCGTCTTCTCCCGGTGGGGTGAGTGCGGGATGGAGCTCTCGGATTACCTGCCCCACCTCGGGGGTTGTGCCGACGACCTCGCCCTGATCCGGTCGATGCATACCGACCAGTTCAACCACCACCCCGGGCAGTTGTTGATGAACACCGGCTCGGCGGCGTTCGGCCGGCCGAGCGTCGGCTCCTGGCTGACGTACGGGCTGGGCAGCGAGGCGGACGACCTCCCCGGCTACGTCGTCCTCACGACCGGGCGGGGGACCAGCGGCGGGGCGTCCAACTGGGGAGGCGGCTTCCTCCCCTCCACCTACTCCGGGGTCCTCTTCCGCGACTCGGGCGACCCGGTCCTCAACCTCGGGAACCCGGCGGGCCTCTCCCCCCGGGTGCAACGCGAGACGATCGACGCCATCGGCTCCCTCAACGCCAGGCGATTCGACGCCGTCCGGGACGAGGAGATCCAGAGCCGGATCGCCTCCTACGAGCTGGCCTTCCGGATGCAATCATCCGCCCCGGAGCTGATCGACCTCTCGGGAGAGACCCCCGAGACGCTCGACCTCTACGGCGTCGGCCGGGAAGACCCCGAGGGGGGCGGACGGGGGGGCGGGCCCGGGGTCTACGACCGCTTCGCCACCAACTGCCTGCTCGCCCGCCGGATGGTGGAGCGGGGCGTGCGATTCGTCAACATCTACCACGCCTCCTGGGACCACCACAGCAACATCGACTCCGAGCTGGAATTCAATTGCGGCATGGCCGATCGCCCCGTCGCCGCCCTGATCACCGACCTGAAGCGCCGGGGGCTGCTCGAAGACACCCTCGTGCTCTGGTGCTCCGAGTTCGGCCGCACCCCCCTGGGGGAGAATCGCCCCGGCTTCAAGGCCGTCACCGGCCGGGACCACCACCCCTTCGCCTTCTCCCTCTTCCTCGCGGGAGGGGGCGTCCGCGGCGGCCAGGTCATCGGCAAGACGGACGAGATCGGCTGGAACGTGGTCGAGGACCCCGTCCACGTCCACGACTACCACGCGACCATCCTCAGGCTCTTCGGCTTCGACCACACGGAGCTTACCTACCGATACCAGGGGCGTGACTTCCGCCTGACGGACGTCGCCGGGCGGGTCGTCGACCGGCTGATCGCTTAAAAAAGGAATGGAGGGGGCCAGCCAGGCCGGGGGGGCCGCCCGCACGGGTACGATGGCGTCCCCGCCCGTCTCCCCCCTATATCTTCCTCTCTGGACAGGCCTACCTCGGGTCCGCTCAGGATCGGGATTTCGCGGCGCGCTCGGCACCGAGCGCCATCGCGAGCTTGGTCAACGCCTGGCACTCGAGCTGTCGGACTCGCTCCCGGGTCAGCCCGAGCCCCTCCCCGACCTCCCGGAGGGTCATCGCCATGTACGGGTCGAGGCCGAATCGCATCCGGAGGACGGTCCGCTCCCGGTCGTCGAGCTGGTCGATGCCGTTGAGGGTGCGTTCCAGGTCGTCGGCCTCGATCAGCAGGTCGTCGGGGGCGCGGACCCGTTCGTCGGTCAGCACGTCGTCGATGGCGAAGCCGTCGTCGCCGGCGCCGTCCGACTGGGGCGTCAGGCTGTTGGCATGCAAGGCCTTCTTGACGATGTTCAGCTTCTTGGTCGTGAGCTTCAGCTCCGAGGCCACCTCGTCCGGGGTCGGCAGGCGCCCGAGCTGATCGCTCAGCAGGGCCGTCGCCCGTCGCCACTTGGCCAGCAGGTTGACCATGTAGGCCGGCAGCCGGATCGGCTTGCCGTTGTTCATCACGGCCCGGCGGATCGACTGCTTGATCCAGTAGCTCGCGTACGTGCTGAAGCGGGTCTCCATCGAGCCGTCGAAACCCTCGACGGCGCGGAGCAGGCCGAGATTCCCCTCCTCGATCAGGTCCTCCAGCCCGAGGCCCTTGCCCAGGTAGCCCCGGGCGATGTTCACCACCAGGCGGAGGTTGGCCTTGACCATGTGTTCCCGGGCTTCGGGGTCGCCCTCGGCGACCCGATATGCGAGCCTCCGCTCCTCGTCCGCGCTGAGCAGCGCGGTACCGTTGATGTCCTGGAGGTAGATCTGCAGGGGAGTGCGGGAGATCAATTCCCGCCGAGGGGTGCGGGTCGGCATGGGTGTAATTCCTTGAGCCCCTTCGATCGCTCGGAAACCCGATCCCTAGGCTGCACGCCTTCGGGCAGCTCACTCGTTGTCAGGCTCCATAGGGGACCATAGGTTACAAGTCGGTGGTGTCAACCGCCATACTAAGTAATGCGTGATATTCCAAATTAAGCCGCTTCGGTTCGGGGTGCCGGCGGTGGTCGCTCGGGGAGTTGGCCCCGGAGGCCGGGAGCGATAGAATCCCCGGGTCGCCTCGGGGGGGCGGCCGACGCGGGAGGGGGCGTTCCGAATGATCTGGCCGGATCGGGGATTGGCGCTGGCGGCCCTCGTCCCGGGGCTGATCTCGCTGCTCCTGCTGTTGCCCCGACCCGGGGTCTTCTGGATGGCCCTGATGGCGCTCGACTCGGTACTCCTGGCCCTCGCGCTGATCGACCTCGCCAGCCTGATCGGGCCGGCCCGGCTGCGGGCCACCCGCGAGTGCGGGGGGACCGCCTCGATCGGCGAACCGCACCCGGTCGAGTTGACGATCGTCAACGAGGGCCGCCGCCCCAGGGGCTTTCGAGTCCGGGACGACGTGCCCGACCCGTTCGAGGCCGGGCCGCCTGAGTTCCTGGTCCGCATCCCTCCCGGTGGGCGGGCGACGCTCGACTATCGGATGACCCCGCACCGAAGGGGGTCATTCGCCCTCCGCCGGGTCTACCTCCTGGAGCGGAGCCGGTGGGGCCTCTGGCAGCGTTCCCGGTGGCATCCGGTCGAGTCCGGGGTCCGCGTCTATCCCGACGTCCGCCAGATCGCCCGGTACACCCTGCTCGCCCGCCGGGACCGCCTCGGCGCGATCGGGTTGCGGCGATCCAGGAGGGTCGGCACCGACAACGAGTTCGAGCGCCTACGCGACTACTCGGAAGGGGACGAGCCGAGGCGGATCGACTGGAGGGCGACCGCCCGGAGGCGCCGGGTGACGGTCCGAGACTATCAGAACAGCCAGAGTCAGCGGGTGATCTTCCTGATCGACAGCGGCCGGATGATGGCCGGGGACACGGGAGACGGACTCTCCCCCCTGGACCACGCGTTCAACGCGATGCTGATGCTGGCCCACGTCGCCCTGGTCCGTGGGGACCAGGTCGGCCTGATGGTCTACGCCGATCGGGTGCGGGCCTACGTGCCGCCGACCGGCGGGCCTCGGCGGATCGAGCGGCTGGTGCACGCGATCCACGACGTCTTCCCGATGCTCGTCGAGCCGAGGCACGATCGGGCCGTCGTCGAGCTGGAACGCCGATGCCGGAAGCGTTCACTCCTGGTGATGATGACCAACGTCTTCGACGAGGTGGGGGCCCGCCAGGTGCTCGACCACCTCGGGAACGTGGTGGGCCGCCACCTGCCCCTGGGTGTCTTCCTCAGGGATGCCGACCTGTTCGCGCTGGCCGATTCCGGGCTCGATCCGGCGGCCCTGCCGGGCTCGACCCCCGAGGAGCGGCTCTTCGCCCCCGCCGCCGCCGCGGCGATGCTCAATTGGAGGGAGCGGGTGATCGCCTCGCTCCGGCGGCGGGGCGTCCTGGCCCTCGACGTCACGCCCGAGGAGCTTACGGCCCCCCTGATCAACGCGTACCTCGATGTGAAGGCCCGGCACCTCCTCTGACCGGGCCTCGCCCCGTCGGCCCCTCGGCTCGACGCTCGTCTCGGCCGGTGTCGTCCGGCGATCACCGGCGGCCGAATCGGCTGGTCGCCCTGCCGTAGACGCCGACCCGGAGGAACCCCTGGGAGTCGCCCGGCCGTTCGGGCTGCACTTCGCCCTGGTCCTCGACGGGTTCGAGCTCGACCTCGCCTTCGATCCGGGAGACGACGTCGGGGTCGATTTGCCCGGCCTCCCAGACCAGGGCATTGGCCGCCCCGCAGGCGATCGCCCGGCGGATCATCGGCTCGGCCTCGACGCCGGAGAGCCAGGAGTCGACCAGCCCGGCCAGCATCGAGTCCCCCGAGCCGATCGGGTTGACGACCTCGATCTCGGGCGGATAGGCGCGGAAGAACCGCCCTTCGGACTGGACCAGGGCGGCGTCGGGCCCGTCCGTCACGATGGCCAGTCGGACGCCGTGGCGGTTCCAGGTGCCGAGGAGCTCGAAGATCTGCTCGTCGGTCGGGTCGTCCCGGCGGAGGTGCCGGGCCAGTTCGGACCGGTTGAGCTGGATCACGTCGGGCCAGAAGCCCCAGATGTTCTCCAGCGGGGCGCCGTAGGTATCCAGGAACACGGGGAGCCGCCGCATCCGGGCCATCGAGATCAGGTCGAGGTAGAGGCCGTCGGTCGCCTCAGAGGGACTCGATCCGGACAGGGTGACCGCCTCGACCCGGCCCGTCGCGATGGCCGCCTCGACCCCCCGGAGCATGACCTCGGCCTCCTGGGAGGAGATCGCCGGGTCGGGGTCGAAGAAGGCCGTCTGACCTGGTTCGCCCTCGGCCCGGACGGTCAGGATCGTCCGGGTGGGCGCCTCGGTGGGGACGACGAGGGGGTCGAATCCCTCCCGCTCCCGGAGCAATGCGGCGCAATGCTCCCCGACCGGGCCGCCGAAGAAGGTCGCCGGCCGGGCTTCCTTCCCGAGCCGCTTCAGGGCGC carries:
- a CDS encoding sigma-70 family RNA polymerase sigma factor, coding for MPTRTPRRELISRTPLQIYLQDINGTALLSADEERRLAYRVAEGDPEAREHMVKANLRLVVNIARGYLGKGLGLEDLIEEGNLGLLRAVEGFDGSMETRFSTYASYWIKQSIRRAVMNNGKPIRLPAYMVNLLAKWRRATALLSDQLGRLPTPDEVASELKLTTKKLNIVKKALHANSLTPQSDGAGDDGFAIDDVLTDERVRAPDDLLIEADDLERTLNGIDQLDDRERTVLRMRFGLDPYMAMTLREVGEGLGLTRERVRQLECQALTKLAMALGAERAAKSRS
- a CDS encoding DUF58 domain-containing protein, producing MIWPDRGLALAALVPGLISLLLLLPRPGVFWMALMALDSVLLALALIDLASLIGPARLRATRECGGTASIGEPHPVELTIVNEGRRPRGFRVRDDVPDPFEAGPPEFLVRIPPGGRATLDYRMTPHRRGSFALRRVYLLERSRWGLWQRSRWHPVESGVRVYPDVRQIARYTLLARRDRLGAIGLRRSRRVGTDNEFERLRDYSEGDEPRRIDWRATARRRRVTVRDYQNSQSQRVIFLIDSGRMMAGDTGDGLSPLDHAFNAMLMLAHVALVRGDQVGLMVYADRVRAYVPPTGGPRRIERLVHAIHDVFPMLVEPRHDRAVVELERRCRKRSLLVMMTNVFDEVGARQVLDHLGNVVGRHLPLGVFLRDADLFALADSGLDPAALPGSTPEERLFAPAAAAAMLNWRERVIASLRRRGVLALDVTPEELTAPLINAYLDVKARHLL
- a CDS encoding 1-phosphofructokinase family hexose kinase, with the translated sequence MILCVTLNPCLDKTLTVPPWKPGQSVRGQAVSEVVGGKGNNVARALKRLGKEARPATFFGGPVGEHCAALLREREGFDPLVVPTEAPTRTILTVRAEGEPGQTAFFDPDPAISSQEAEVMLRGVEAAIATGRVEAVTLSGSSPSEATDGLYLDLISMARMRRLPVFLDTYGAPLENIWGFWPDVIQLNRSELARHLRRDDPTDEQIFELLGTWNRHGVRLAIVTDGPDAALVQSEGRFFRAYPPEIEVVNPIGSGDSMLAGLVDSWLSGVEAEPMIRRAIACGAANALVWEAGQIDPDVVSRIEGEVELEPVEDQGEVQPERPGDSQGFLRVGVYGRATSRFGRR
- a CDS encoding DUF1501 domain-containing protein is translated as MHPIQEALHRSRREFLTGTSSGIGLAALASMLAQQGAIASPVGHLPTDRDDDPLAPRQPPLPAKARACICIYLEGGPSQIDLFDPKPELNRLDGQPLPESFTKNVRFAFIQKESATVMGCPRVFSRWGECGMELSDYLPHLGGCADDLALIRSMHTDQFNHHPGQLLMNTGSAAFGRPSVGSWLTYGLGSEADDLPGYVVLTTGRGTSGGASNWGGGFLPSTYSGVLFRDSGDPVLNLGNPAGLSPRVQRETIDAIGSLNARRFDAVRDEEIQSRIASYELAFRMQSSAPELIDLSGETPETLDLYGVGREDPEGGGRGGGPGVYDRFATNCLLARRMVERGVRFVNIYHASWDHHSNIDSELEFNCGMADRPVAALITDLKRRGLLEDTLVLWCSEFGRTPLGENRPGFKAVTGRDHHPFAFSLFLAGGGVRGGQVIGKTDEIGWNVVEDPVHVHDYHATILRLFGFDHTELTYRYQGRDFRLTDVAGRVVDRLIA